The Formosa sp. Hel1_33_131 genome window below encodes:
- a CDS encoding nuclear transport factor 2 family protein — MKKLLYTLTFCSSLFLTAQTAGVFLGEGEDNGKSFTIGSDASVEAIQKTAKDYNSKDVAALMTNYTKEFSEKAMDWSVDWLGSMETITMDPYMIVPVKMEGSENTMVLTWSTEDRDFKDGSKEDLDLMEIFTVDKDNKVTAFSQWVQRLETSNFGLNYGGKFIGDGTSEWSGRPLVFSNRGEVEAIETLVAAYNNRDAEACNAVFAEGAEFLDSEGNKMTLNTELWDSMFTSFTELSWEVKSIVPLKIQNTDTESGVTVFSRERRVHTDGTVWEKELVEWFYFNKEGKIARATQYERSLPKE, encoded by the coding sequence ATGAAAAAATTACTTTACACATTAACTTTTTGCTCAAGCTTATTTTTAACGGCGCAAACTGCAGGCGTATTTTTAGGAGAAGGTGAAGACAATGGAAAATCGTTTACAATCGGAAGCGATGCATCTGTTGAAGCCATACAAAAAACAGCGAAAGATTACAACTCCAAAGATGTTGCTGCGCTAATGACTAATTACACAAAAGAATTTTCAGAAAAAGCAATGGACTGGTCAGTAGATTGGTTGGGTTCTATGGAAACAATTACGATGGATCCTTATATGATTGTCCCTGTGAAAATGGAAGGCTCAGAAAACACAATGGTGTTAACGTGGTCTACTGAAGACAGAGATTTTAAAGACGGTTCAAAAGAAGATTTAGACCTCATGGAAATCTTTACAGTTGACAAAGACAACAAAGTGACAGCATTTTCTCAATGGGTTCAAAGGTTGGAAACAAGTAACTTTGGCTTGAACTACGGTGGGAAATTCATCGGAGACGGTACTTCAGAATGGTCTGGAAGACCTTTGGTATTTTCAAACAGAGGCGAAGTTGAAGCGATCGAAACATTAGTTGCGGCTTATAATAACAGGGACGCAGAAGCCTGTAATGCAGTCTTTGCTGAAGGCGCAGAGTTTTTGGATTCAGAAGGAAATAAAATGACGTTAAACACTGAACTTTGGGATTCTATGTTTACAAGCTTTACAGAATTGTCATGGGAAGTGAAATCAATCGTTCCATTAAAAATTCAAAATACAGATACAGAATCTGGAGTGACTGTTTTTTCAAGAGAAAGAAGAGTTCATACAGACGGTACTGTTTGGGAAAAGGAACTCGTAGAATGGTTCTATTTCAATAAAGAAGGAAAAATTGCTAGAGCAACACAATACGAAAGAAGCTTGCCAAAAGAATAA
- a CDS encoding IS3 family transposase yields the protein MKDFSSQHKQSITATCELLGVHRQVYYRSIKSTKEKLQLSFKVIELVKSKRIIMPKIGTRKLYYLLKEDLKELGVGRDKLFKILRANRLLIKPKKKYHITTNSHHRFRKHKNQIKKLEFIRPEQVWVSDITYIGNRRNPSYLSLITDAYSKKIMGYNVSDSLSVKGSLNALEMALKNRNYTKEPIIHHSDRGLQYCSNEYQKTLDVNNIKPSMTEKYDPYENAIAERVNGILKQEFDIDKYDTNLETKGKLVQNSIKIYNDFRPHLSNYMLTPKQMHKQNTIKRKQYKNKKGSDKKSLPLIY from the coding sequence ATAAAAGACTTCTCGAGTCAACACAAACAAAGCATAACAGCTACCTGTGAGTTACTTGGGGTTCATAGACAGGTTTATTATCGATCTATTAAATCCACCAAAGAAAAACTTCAATTAAGTTTTAAAGTGATAGAATTAGTGAAATCAAAACGTATTATCATGCCAAAAATTGGTACAAGGAAATTGTATTATTTATTAAAAGAAGACTTAAAAGAGCTTGGAGTTGGCAGAGATAAATTATTTAAAATACTAAGAGCAAATCGGTTATTGATTAAGCCTAAAAAGAAATATCACATTACCACAAACTCTCATCATCGATTTAGAAAACATAAAAATCAGATTAAAAAATTAGAGTTTATACGTCCAGAACAGGTTTGGGTAAGTGATATTACTTATATAGGAAATAGGAGGAATCCAAGTTATTTATCATTAATAACAGATGCGTATTCCAAGAAAATCATGGGTTATAATGTGTCCGATAGTTTAAGTGTTAAAGGGTCTTTAAATGCTTTAGAGATGGCACTAAAAAACAGAAACTATACGAAAGAACCTATTATTCATCATTCTGATAGAGGACTACAGTATTGTTCAAATGAATATCAAAAAACACTAGATGTAAACAATATTAAACCAAGTATGACTGAGAAATATGACCCTTATGAAAATGCAATTGCAGAGCGTGTAAATGGTATTTTAAAGCAGGAATTTGATATTGATAAATACGATACTAACCTTGAAACTAAAGGTAAATTGGTGCAAAATTCAATAAAAATATATAATGATTTTAGACCCCATTTATCAAATTATATGTTAACGCCTAAACAAATGCATAAACAAAATACAATCAAAAGAAAACAATATAAAAACAAAAAAGGCAGTGATAAAAAATCACTACCTTTAATTTATTAA
- a CDS encoding transposase produces the protein METQGSTYKKRTQKDYSLSLKLQIVQEIEQGLLTTTGALDRYGIQAASTVRNWLKKYGNFDYQYTIQQGMSKTPEQRILELEQQVKLLEKQKNRAEYLAERADKKAILFDMMIDIAEKEFNIPIRKKQEPK, from the coding sequence ATGGAAACACAAGGTTCAACTTACAAAAAGCGAACACAGAAAGATTACAGTTTAAGCTTAAAACTACAAATTGTACAAGAAATTGAGCAAGGATTATTAACCACAACAGGTGCTTTAGACAGGTATGGAATTCAAGCAGCTTCTACAGTTCGGAATTGGTTAAAAAAATATGGTAACTTTGATTATCAATATACAATTCAACAAGGTATGTCTAAAACACCAGAACAACGTATTTTAGAATTAGAACAACAAGTTAAATTGCTTGAGAAGCAAAAAAACAGGGCGGAATATTTAGCAGAAAGAGCGGATAAGAAAGCTATTTTGTTTGATATGATGATAGATATTGCAGAAAAAGAGTTCAATATTCCTATCAGAAAAAAGCAAGAACCCAAGTAA
- a CDS encoding RNA polymerase sigma factor produces MPTIFINQISFLKSLKKGEPKAYTFLIDSYHHKLCLYAFSLTNDHDLSEDIVQNVFIRIWKIRQKLKDDFNFKSYLYKSVYNEFIDQYRKQKNVLALEKKHIDALSFIVEEEDEKSLERLIKLVKKEIQNLPPKCKETFLLSKYEGLTNIEIADYLNISTKSVEGHITKAFSILRKTLGDKINGLLFLLFVPS; encoded by the coding sequence ATGCCTACTATCTTTATAAATCAAATTTCTTTTCTGAAATCTCTAAAAAAAGGAGAGCCAAAAGCGTATACTTTTTTAATAGACAGCTACCATCATAAACTTTGTCTTTATGCGTTTAGCCTTACAAATGACCATGATTTATCTGAAGATATTGTTCAGAATGTATTTATCAGAATTTGGAAAATACGTCAAAAACTTAAAGATGATTTTAATTTTAAAAGCTATTTATATAAATCTGTTTACAATGAATTTATTGATCAATATAGAAAACAAAAAAACGTTTTAGCCTTAGAAAAAAAACACATCGATGCCTTGAGTTTCATTGTGGAGGAAGAAGATGAAAAATCATTGGAGCGGTTAATAAAGCTCGTTAAAAAAGAAATTCAAAACCTGCCTCCTAAATGTAAGGAAACCTTTTTATTAAGTAAGTATGAAGGACTCACCAATATAGAAATTGCAGACTATTTAAATATTTCCACAAAATCTGTAGAAGGTCATATTACAAAAGCATTTTCTATACTAAGGAAAACTCTTGGTGACAAAATAAATGGTCTTTTGTTTTTACTTTTTGTCCCGTCCTAA
- a CDS encoding FecR family protein, with the protein MSKKSQKLIIQFLTKQASFVELEALSTWLENPKNEKEFINYIKLNYAIDFNMKQFDAARSKKELQKFISKERRIRQLRKIRNLSKYAALLITFLGIGYLYQNNYFSTAPEFVIPSDSITLQLENGGIKVIHEDDSSKVQDAQGRVIGTQNGTQLVYSSPHAKEELAFNTLTVPYGKRFELQLSDGTKVHLNSGTSLKYPVKFIEGANRHVFLEGEAFFDVTSNKQAPFVVNAEDLNVEVFGTAFNVSAYPEDSSTDVVLVEGSVALYNENKTLKEGITIVPGTKGSLIKKQSNITTEKVDTELYTQWMKGGLIFRNSSFETISKKLERHYNVKIINTNEQLNKEVFNASFNEDTIEVILIYFQNSYNLEYKIEKNTIYID; encoded by the coding sequence ATGTCCAAAAAAAGTCAAAAATTAATTATACAATTCCTTACAAAGCAAGCTTCTTTTGTTGAGTTAGAAGCGCTCTCTACATGGCTTGAAAACCCCAAAAATGAGAAGGAGTTTATAAACTACATCAAGCTTAACTATGCGATTGATTTCAATATGAAACAATTTGATGCTGCTAGATCAAAAAAAGAATTGCAGAAATTTATTAGTAAAGAACGCCGAATTCGTCAATTGCGTAAAATCCGAAACCTATCTAAATATGCGGCTCTACTCATAACCTTTTTGGGAATTGGGTATTTATATCAAAACAACTATTTTTCGACAGCACCTGAATTTGTGATCCCTTCGGATAGTATTACACTTCAATTAGAAAATGGGGGCATTAAAGTCATTCATGAAGACGATTCTAGTAAAGTACAGGATGCTCAAGGCCGTGTGATTGGTACTCAAAACGGCACACAATTAGTATATAGCAGTCCTCATGCAAAAGAAGAATTGGCATTTAATACACTAACGGTGCCTTATGGGAAACGCTTTGAACTTCAGTTATCGGATGGGACAAAGGTTCATTTGAATTCGGGTACCTCCTTAAAATACCCGGTTAAGTTCATAGAAGGAGCCAATCGTCACGTGTTTTTGGAAGGAGAAGCATTTTTTGATGTAACGTCAAATAAGCAGGCTCCATTTGTTGTGAACGCTGAGGATTTAAATGTAGAAGTCTTTGGAACGGCGTTTAATGTGTCGGCATATCCAGAAGATTCCTCTACGGATGTTGTTTTGGTCGAAGGATCTGTGGCGCTTTATAATGAAAATAAAACGTTAAAAGAGGGCATTACTATTGTGCCTGGAACAAAGGGTTCTCTTATAAAAAAACAAAGCAATATTACTACCGAAAAAGTAGATACAGAGCTTTATACACAATGGATGAAGGGCGGTTTGATTTTTAGAAATAGCAGTTTTGAAACGATTTCTAAAAAACTGGAGCGTCATTATAACGTGAAAATAATAAACACAAATGAACAACTCAATAAAGAGGTTTTTAATGCAAGCTTCAATGAAGATACTATAGAAGTGATCTTGATTTATTTCCAAAACAGTTACAATCTCGAATATAAAATAGAAAAAAATACCATTTATATAGATTAA